CAGACTGGCAGATGTGAGTTGTGCAAAGAGTCTCGCTTTCCGGTCAGAATTGCGATCTAATCGATGACTTATTTTGTTTCAGCTGGGTCAACGACACCGACAACTGGCTGTATGACGAGGATGAGCTGCCCGTGCTGTGTGGTAACTTAACTGGAGCCCGCCACTGTCCCTTCGAGTACGTGTGCCTCTGCGTAGGCGAGAATCCCAATCACGGCTACACCAACTTTGACAACTTTATGTGGTCCATGCTGACGACTTTCCAGCTGATCACGCTTGACTACTGGGAAAATGTGTACAACATGGTTCGTGTTTCCGGGTTCTTTGTGTTATGAGGGTCTAATGATATTACTTCCAGGTGCTGGCAACCTGCGGTCCTATGAGCGTCTCCTTCTTTACGGTGGTGGTTTTCTTTGGCTCGTTCTATCTAATCAATCTGATGCTGGCTGTAGTGGCGTTAAGTTACGAGGAGGAAGCTGAGATCACGAACGAGGTGAGTTATTGAAAACCCTATTTTGTGCATTACTAACATTATAATGGCTCTGCAGGAACGCAAGAAGGATCTCTTGGACCACCGGGACGACTCGACTTTTAGCTTCGATCCCTCGGTGCTTAACgtaaaaaaactaaacaagaacaacaaaaagaagatcGACTCACGGAAGGGAGTGCTCTTGGCATCGTACAGCAAGAAAAAAACGAgacgaaaaaaaaccaaaggcGGGAAGGAAGGTGGCACCAACGGCAATGGGAACGGCAGCAACGGGGACGACCATAAATCCCATTCGGCCACCCCCAGTCCTGGACCAAGTCCCCGCCACAGCGCAACCGAATGCCCGACTGCACTTACTATGCAAGCTCAAAAACAATACCAGCAGATGGAGCAGCACAAGCTGGCCAAATCAAGCAGTGGTGGCAGCAACTGTGCAATGGCCTCCACGCCCAAGGGGCGCATCAGCTTCCAGGACACCGGAATGAGCGTAAAGAACCCTAATATGCTTTACCCCTCGGACTACAAAGGGCAGCTCATCGCCAGCAGTCGTCAGCCGAGCTCCAACTCAAGCGGCGTAAATCGCGAGTCTTCGCAGGACGACTCTGGGGTAGTGGACGATCACGAGGAACAAGATACGAACAATGATTTGGGGCACGTGTCCACCGTTGAGCTGGCCCTCTCCCCACGCGAGGTACGCATTATTAAATGCAATGGAAACATTGCACGCATCAAGAACCACAATGTGTACGCCCTGCACCAGGAATTCTCTTCGGAGGTCGTGGTGATCGGTAAGAAATAAGTTTTTTGAATGGaatctttatatataaatatcactATTCAAGATGACCTACCCGACCGAAACTGTGATCGTTGCGTTCATTGGTGCACCGATTACGAAAGCTGGCTACAGTTTCAAAACTGCCTATACAAAGTGGTGAGGGATCCTCTTTTCGAGCTGGCCATCACACTTTGCATCGTGTTGAACACCGCCTTTTTGGCCATGGAACACCACGGGATGAGTGAAACATTTCGCAACGCACTGGATGTGGGAAACAAAGTGAGTTTAATATTGCCAACAACCAGAATAAGTCAATTATCATTATTTATCTTGCACCTCATAGGTCTTTACGTCCATTTTCACGTTTGAGTGCATTGTCAAGCTAATGGCTCTGTCTAAAGATTTTTTTCTGTGCGGATGGAACATTTTCGACCTCCTTATCGTTACTGCGAGCCTGCTGGATATAATATTCGAGTTGGTCGATGGCTTGAGTGTCTTGCGTGGCTTGCGATTGGTAAAAGGACTTTATCTAGCTTTcgtatttcatattttaatgttaatttCTTCAGCTAAGGGTATTAAAATTGGCTCAATCGTGGACTACAATGAAGGTGCTGCTTAGCATTATAATCTCGACGATCGGCGCCCTTGGCAACCTCACGCTCATTTTAGTCATAGTCATCTACATATTCGCTGTCATCGGCATGCAGTTGTTCTCCAAAGACTATACGCCCGAGAAATTCGATCCAGATCCTGTGCCAAGGCAAGACCGAAAGGAAatctttcaaatattttagttaattatatttataccttTGAACAGATGGAATTTCAATGACTTCTTTCACTCGTTTATGATGATCTTTCGCATTCTGTGCGGCGAATGGATCGAGCCTCTCTGGGATTGCATGCGAGCCGAAGAGGAGGTATGAAACTTACGGCTAATAACTAAAGGTTGCTAAAATTGGTTACATTTTCCAGCAAGGAGCCTCCACATGCTTTGCCATATTTCTGCCGACGCTCGTGATGGGAAACTTCATGGTGCTTAACTTGTTCTTGGCCTTGTTGCTCAACAGTTTTAACTCCGAGGAGCTCAAGTCGAAAAAAGAGGCAAGTCAAATGTTCCGGATGCTCATATTTTGATCCCAGTTTCTTAGCGTTCGTGAATGTATATGTCTTTATGTCTATGTGTGTGCCAGAAAAGGTACTTAAACAACCCGATAACTAAATCCGAAAATCTCGAAAAGCGATGGGGGAGGGATCATCTCTCCCGTGTCATAAAACAACCCCTTAAAATGGTTAAGATGATCGTTTGTTTGGTCGACCTATAAATGTTTGATTTGAATGTGTCTTGCACTTTATGTGGTTTTCGGTATTTGTGTGTCTCTAAGTGTGAGATCTTAGCTTTATCATGATCGCGCGATGGCACCCCCAATTCTATTTCCAGTTGAATTATACACCATACGATCTGTGGCACTCCTCTGTTTCTACAAGCAAAACCGATTATCATTTTCATGTTTCTCAAAATCCTTCTAAATTTAATCGCTGTCTGTATTGTGTTACTAACTGTGCTAAATGTTCATACTCTCCTATTTAACCAAAACCATAATAATCCCACTCAGCACAGGAGTCAAAGAAGACTTATACCTACGCCCTTTGCTGGGTTCGTCAGTTCGGCGCCGTCCGAAAACTGTTCCTACGAAGTTTGTTCTGGCGAAATTAGCAACCACTCAAATCGCATAAACTCAGACCCAGAACAAACCTCGCATAAGTCTTATTGTAGGTCTACATGTAAAACAAATCTCTAAAATGCACTAAAGCGTATTCCAATTAACCGAATTTCTGTCGTCAACTCTGCACAATGCGTTTTAAATCCTAACTTGCGACACAAAAAAACACCTAACACTAAACACAATCTTAAACACAATCAAAACGAaacttaaacaatttaaatacacTGAAAACGTTAAACAGATTTTCAAGAAGAaggtaatttttttaactaaaCTTCTTACTTGCTTTAAACTTGCTTGCCTCGTTTGCGTTAACCAATCCATATCTAAATCCAGACATACTGTATGTGTAAATACTTATGTATAGAGTAGTCAAAAGTCGATCAGGCTATATATGTACgttgtattttttatgttgccTGCCCTTAGCATAAGTCCTGTTCAGTTCTGTATGCATTGGATCCCCAATTGTGTAATATCAATATTGATGTCTATTCAAAAAGAAACATGTAGCGAACTCTTTTGTTGAGTTTCACTATTGGGCTTCGCTGTGTTCTAATGCTTACCATTCTCTGACCCAAATAGGAAGTGGGCGAGGAGTCCAAGTTGGCAAGGAGCATCGAACGAGTGCGCGACCTGATTCGCAAGAAGCGGCAAGAGCGCAAGGATCGCAAGGAGCGAAAGTTTGCGGAGAAGTTTCAGCAGATCGTACTGGATGCCCAGCAGGCGCATGCTCAGACTCACTCCCACCAGGCTACAGTCGGTTTGGAGAGAGGCGACAAGCCCGGTGCGCTGGCGGAAACCAAGTTTCATAGATTAAGCTATCAGGTAATAAGTCTTACATTTCACGTTTGAACAATGCAATTAATCCATACCTTTTTCAGGAATCTATGAACCGCCCAGTTTCTGGCTCCGATTTTGGTTTCCAGATTCCCCTGCACGACGGGTTGCATACGATAGTCGATGGCCTAGAGTATGATGACACGGAAGACTTGCCAGAGCAGATCCAGCTGCAAGCGCatccactgccacccacttcgGACTCGATGCCTCCTACCTATGAGAGTGCAATGATGGCCGCCGCTGCAGGCTCATTTTCCTCTGTCAATGGAAACGGAAACAGTCAAAATCTTACGCCATTCGTACAAGCCGAGCGCCGGCTGCAGCACCAAATCTCTTCGGGAGTGAGCACCCAGCAGAACGATTCACGCGAGGAGGCTACCTACACAGAATCAATCGAGCTGCGTCTGCTGGGCCAGTACAACTCAACGGATACGGACCCGTACGCTAACGACCAACGGAGCGGCTGCGGTTCCTTCAACCGAGGCGACTCACTGCAGGACAACTCCTCGCGGCGGTACGGAAGCGAAGAGCACGACGAGGCCTATCTCAAGTACCAGAAATCGCTGCTGACGCGATCGCCAAGCTACCGAAAGTCACTGGATCGCCTATCCCAATCTAGTGGGCAGTCTCAGCGCTCATTGCTCAAGTCGGAAGAGGCTGAGATGCGTCGGCATTCTAGCGGCCAGTCCCTGAACTCCATATCTATCGAACAGGATGAACTGCTGTCTCAGCAGGGCAATTTGCGAGAGGAACTGCTCAATTGCGACCAAAAGGAACTATTTCAGTTCCTGCAGGAGGAAGAGGAACTGCATAAGGGGACCAACCTGAACCGCATCTCAAATGTAATGAGATCCCGACGACCCTCTAGTCAGATGGGACAGCCAGATAGCGAAGCATTGGTGGAGCACTCTGAGTTTGACAACATTATTCAGAGTTTTGAGAAAGAACTAGAAGAGATCAAGCGATCCACCACATCGTTGGAGCGCAAACTTTCCAACCTCTCAGAGCCCTCTCCGGCAGCCGATGAAGCCACTAAAGCCATTATGGAGCACATTGCTATCATTACAGGCGCCTCCGAGCGCTCGGCCGCCGACGAGGTAGTGCTCCCCCTGAACCCATACGACAGTTATGATCTGTCCAGCGTACCACGACGTTCGCAATCCGTCAGCGCAGCCGCTCAGCGCCAGTCCGTAAAACTAAAGCGACGCAGCCTAGAGAAACAGCGCAAGATCGATGAGGACTTTAGCATCTCAAATGAGATACGCAAAATCTGTGATCAAATCCACGCCCCCTTCGTGGCCATGGAAGCAATGGCAGTCGCCGCCACCAGCGCCAGCCAGGCGACCCAACCTAATCAATCACCCTTTCTCAGGCGAAAGGTCGATCCGTTCACAGTGCAGTTCGACCGCTTCAAGCGCCTCTCCCTTATAGAGCGCGTGGAGGAAGTACCCGAGGAGGAGAAGCCTATCTCGACGCTACGCATTGAGTCGGAGAAGATGCCGCGCAAGTTTCTGCACGGTCACGACCAGCTGCGTCTAGACAGCCTCTCTCTGAAGAGCACGAACTCGTACGAAAACCTCCTGATCCAGAAACAGAAGATGGGCATGACCGCGCCTACCGCCGTTCCTGCTACTCCGCCTACCTCCTTGAAATCGAGCATCGAGCCACCGACACTGGCGCAAATTTCATCGCTTAAAACCACCCCGCCGCTGGCTGCTCTTACCGAGCATCAGCAGCACTTTCATGCCACAAGCATTCAAGCAGCACCCACTCATGCtcacgcccacgcccatgcccatgcccactCTCAGGCACATGCTCACTCAATGGCTGGGCAGCGGCGACGCCAGGAGCATCCACAATCGACGCTAGACAAAGCCGCATCCTTCCAGTCCGCGCGCACCGAGTCGCACAGCTCGGGAGCGGCAGACACGAGCTCAGCCCTGGCTCTGGCCATGGCCCAAAAGACTGAGCAGTCGCAGTCGACGGCGCCAGAGGCCACCCAGAAGCCGTCTGCATTTACGCGACTGACCGAAAAACCATGGCATTGTTTGGTTTCCTACGTAGACGATCTCACTGTCGGTGGGAGACGTAACTCGCAGGGAGCTTACAATGATCCCATGACTTTTCCGAGCTACGGGGCCACAAAGCCAGCCAAGGTGCCTGACGACTGTTTCCCCCAGAAGTGTTACGATCAGTGAGTATTCCTCAGCGTTCCCACCTGAGCTTTCTAATTCTGACTCCTTTTCAGTTTCTACTTTCGCTGCCCCTGGTTCATGAGCTGCATGGACACGCAGAGCGCCAAGCACTGGACGCGCGTGAGGACGGCTGTCTTGACGGTTGTCGATACTCCGGCCTTTGAGTGGTTTGTGTTGGTGCTGATCTTTGCGTCAAGTATCACGCTCTGCTTCGAGGACATTAACCTGGACAAGAACAAAACGCTAAAAAGAGTGCTATACTGGATTAACTTCTCCTTCTGTCTGATATTCGTCGTGGAAATGATTCTCAAGTGGCTGGCCCTGGGATTTTCCAAGTACTTTACCAGCTTCTGGACCATACTTGATTTCATCATAGTGTTTGTAAGTGACATGcataaaaagttattaaaccGTGACTTCTTACCGACTTGTTCTCCTCCAGGTATCAGTTTTCTCGCTGCTTATTGAAGAGAATGAGAATCTGAAGGTCCTAAGATCGCTGCGCACTTTACGAGCTTTGCGTCCGCTGAGAGCCATCTCTCGGTAAGTTGACCAATTGTTGGTCTCCCGATAGGCTGCACACAACCTACTCAGACATCCGTGCATCCGATGAAGAAAGCTCTCTGCGTAGGAACTTCCGTCACTACTTCTCGATCTTCCTCTATCACTACTGATCTATTTTATCTTTTCGAGGAGGAGTTGGTCAGACCGAGCGATGCGATCCAAGCCGTGTGCAGTGTTTAATACAATCTCGTTTTCTTTATGAATTTCGAATAGAAATACGTACTCGTAGAACACGCATTGCATCGTCCTCGCCTCCGTCCTTGTCCTCGTCCTTAAATCTGTTTAGTCTGTATTGAAGTATAGACCTTTCCTGTGCCTCTGTAGCTTTAGTATATTGTAGAAGTAGAAAAgaatattatgtatatatgtatgcccTAAGCTAGCTAAATAGTTGACTAAGCAGATGAGTTCCACTCCACAATCCATTCACTACTTTTTTAAGCATCCATTTGACCACGACCACTTAGCACTGTCCCGGCATAGTTGAGACGAGCTGCGTCCATCATTTTATTGCTGCTGGCATTTCATCGATCATTTCTATTCCAGGTGGCAAGGAATGCGGATTGTAGTAAACGCTCTCATGTATGCAATACCATCAATTTTCAATGTActtttggtttgtttggttttttggttgaT
This sequence is a window from Drosophila teissieri strain GT53w chromosome 2R, Prin_Dtei_1.1, whole genome shotgun sequence. Protein-coding genes within it:
- the LOC122613171 gene encoding sodium channel protein 60E isoform X4, which produces MSDDQATSNDEKAVAKHQVVAYTQRSQVKHENRHIQLVREYGFHPRTKASVEDGDVLPRKFEPFPEHMYGKPLEEIDTFIYEETFCVVSKRFRKNYIHRFTGTKSLFLFYPWSPARRVCVYIATNQFFDYCVMATILFNCIFLAMTETVEEAEYIFLAIYSIEMVIKIIAKGFLLNKYTYLRNPWNWLDFVVITSGYATIGMEVGNLAGLRTFRVLRALKTVSIMPGLKTIINALLHSFRQLAEVMTLTIFCLMVFALFALQVYMGELRNKCVRQVPTDWTNVSHTDWQIWVNDTDNWLYDEDELPVLCGNLTGARHCPFEYVCLCVGENPNHGYTNFDNFMWSMLTTFQLITLDYWENVYNMVLATCGPMSVSFFTVVVFFGSFYLINLMLAVVALSYEEEAEITNEERKKDLLDHRDDSTFSFDPSVLNVKKLNKNNKKKIDSRKGVLLASYSKKKTRRKKTKGGKEGGTNGNGNGSNGDDHKSHSATPSPGPSPRHSATECPTALTMQAQKQYQQMEQHKLAKSSSGGSNCAMASTPKGRISFQDTGMSVKNPNMLYPSDYKGQLIASSRQPSSNSSGVNRESSQDDSGVVDDHEEQDTNNDLGHVSTVELALSPREVRIIKCNGNIARIKNHNVYALHQEFSSEVVVIDDLPDRNCDRCVHWCTDYESWLQFQNCLYKVVRDPLFELAITLCIVLNTAFLAMEHHGMSETFRNALDVGNKVFTSIFTFECIVKLMALSKDFFLCGWNIFDLLIVTASLLDIIFELVDGLSVLRGLRLLRVLKLAQSWTTMKVLLSIIISTIGALGNLTLILVIVIYIFAVIGMQLFSKDYTPEKFDPDPVPRWNFNDFFHSFMMIFRILCGEWIEPLWDCMRAEEEQGASTCFAIFLPTLVMGNFMVLNLFLALLLNSFNSEELKSKKEEVGEESKLARSIERVRDLIRKKRQERKDRKERKFAEKFQQIVLDAQQAHAQTHSHQATVGLERGDKPGALAETKFHRLSYQESMNRPVSGSDFGFQIPLHDGLHTIVDGLEYDDTEDLPEQIQLQAHPLPPTSDSMPPTYESAMMAAAAGSFSSVNGNGNSQNLTPFVQAERRLQHQISSGVSTQQNDSREEATYTESIELRLLGQYNSTDTDPYANDQRSGCGSFNRGDSLQDNSSRRYGSEEHDEAYLKYQKSLLTRSPSYRKSLDRLSQSSGQSQRSLLKSEEAEMRRHSSGQSLNSISIEQDELLSQQGNLREELLNCDQKELFQFLQEEEELHKGTNLNRISNVMRSRRPSSQMGQPDSEALVEHSEFDNIIQSFEKELEEIKRSTTSLERKLSNLSEPSPAADEATKAIMEHIAIITGASERSAADEVVLPLNPYDSYDLSSVPRRSQSVSAAAQRQSVKLKRRSLEKQRKIDEDFSISNEIRKICDQIHAPFVAMEAMAVAATSASQATQPNQSPFLRRKVDPFTVQFDRFKRLSLIERVEEVPEEEKPISTLRIESEKMPRKFLHGHDQLRLDSLSLKSTNSYENLLIQKQKMGMTAPTAVPATPPTSLKSSIEPPTLAQISSLKTTPPLAALTEHQQHFHATSIQAAPTHAHAHAHAHAHSQAHAHSMAGQRRRQEHPQSTLDKAASFQSARTESHSSGAADTSSALALAMAQKTEQSQSTAPEATQKPSAFTRLTEKPWHCLVSYVDDLTVGGRRNSQGAYNDPMTFPSYGATKPAKVPDDCFPQKCYDHFYFRCPWFMSCMDTQSAKHWTRVRTAVLTVVDTPAFEWFVLVLIFASSITLCFEDINLDKNKTLKRVLYWINFSFCLIFVVEMILKWLALGFSKYFTSFWTILDFIIVFVSVFSLLIEENENLKVLRSLRTLRALRPLRAISRWQGMRIVVNALMYAIPSIFNVLLVCLVFWLIFSIMGVQFFGGKFFKCVNEMGELLPITEVNDKWDCIEQNYTWINSKITFDHVGMGYLALLQVATFEGWMEVMADAVDARGVDLQPQREANLYAYIYFVIFIVCGSFFTLNLFIGVIIDNFNMLKKKYEGGVLEMFLTESQKHYYTAMKKLGRKKPQKVIKRPINHFLAMFYDLSNSRRFEIAIFVLIFLNMLTMGIEHYDQPHAVFFILEVSNAFFTTVFGLEAIVKIVGLRYHYFTVPWNVFDFLLVLASIFGILMEDIMIDLPISPTLLRVVRVFRIGRILRLIKAAKGIRKLLFALVVSLPALFNIGALLGLITFIYAILGMSLFGHVKLQGALDDMVNFQTFGRSMQLLFRLMTSAGWNDVLESLMIQPPDCDPFIHGQTNGNCGHPLLAITYFTSFIIISYMIVINMYIAIILENFNQAHQEEEIGIVEDDLEMFYIRWSKYDPHATQFIHFSQLSDFIASLDPPLGISKPNNVALVSFNLPISKGNKIHCLDILHALVKHVLGHVEETDNFKQLQEQMDVKFKKQFPTRKELEIVSSTRIWKRQEKAAKTIQTGWKEYLRRKREKERSNSGDSATQTSSPGGWQSKLSALNFFHLQVSRRGTACSSRASSRKSSRASDASDLSELAGPWLNLPLMLVSGADEVVKDIKLQNDELGKRRNEQHHQHHLNLRLHLRHGLLHRHRPSHWVWPSSHLRLRQRPTPGGGGRVGSFT